In Scatophagus argus isolate fScaArg1 chromosome 3, fScaArg1.pri, whole genome shotgun sequence, one genomic interval encodes:
- the uroc1 gene encoding urocanate hydratase → MSSLKELCSGLPLDPLPPNQGRDPSVPHAPVRTPNLTAEEERLALRNALRYFPPSLHETLAPEFAEELRQHGHIYMYRFCPTLRMRAYPIDQYPCRTRQAASIMLMIMNNLDPAVAQFPQELVTYGGNGQVFSNWAQFRLAMHYLSEMTEEQTLVMYSGHPMGLFPSLPSSPRAIITNGMVIPNYSSRTQYEKMFALGVSMYGQMTAGSYCYIGPQGIVHGTLLTVLNAGRRYLGSSDLSGRVFVTSGLGGMSGAQAKAAVIAGCVGVIAEVDEAPLRKRHEQGWLMEVTSSMEHCIKRIREAKSSKTPLSLGYHGNIVDLWERLLLEYEKTGDLLVDLGSDQTSLHNPYNGGYYPVQLSFRQANQLMSTDPNRFQTMVQESLRRQVKAINKLSDAGMFFWDYGNAFLLEAQRAGAEVQKVGGGATEFLYPSYVQHIMGDIFSLGFGPFRWVCTSGDPQDLAVTDNIAATVLKEISANVTDRIRQQYNDNIRWIREAGKHKMVVGSQARILYSDQKGRVCIALAINQAIADGRVSAPVVLSRDHHDVSGTDSPFRETSNVYDGSAFCADMAVQNFVGDAFRGATWVALHNGGGVGWGEVMNGGFGLLLDGSDEAAKRARLMLNWDVSNGVARRCWSGNSNAYETIQRTMEENRQLQVTMPFPVKDERVLDRALQG, encoded by the exons ATGTCTTCTTTAAAGGAGCTATGCAGTGGTTTACCCCTGGACCCTCTGCCTCCCAATCAGGGAAGAGACCCAAGTGTGCCACATGCACCTGTGCGGACCCCCAACCttacagcagaggaggagcgg TTGGCACTGAGAAATGCCTTGCGttattttcctccctccctccacgAAACGCTCGCACCAGAGTTTGCTGAAGAGCTGCGACAGCACGGGCACATCTACATGTACCGTTTCTGCCCCACGTTACGCATGAG AGCTTACCCCATCGATCAGTACCCATGCCGCACACGTCAAGCAGCATCCATAATGCTAATGATCATGAACAACCTGGACCCAGCAGTAGCTCAG TTCCCCCAGGAGCTCGTGACCTATGGAGGAAACGGGCAGGTGTTTAGTAACTGGGCCCAG TTCCGCCTGGCAATGCATTACCTGAGTGAGATGACAGAGGAACAAACCCTGGTCATGTACAGCGGTCATCCCATGGGCCTGTTCCCCAGCCTGCCGTCCTCACCTCGTGCCATCATCACCAATGGCATG GTTATTCCAAATTACTCCTCCAGAACTCAGTATGAAAAGATGTTTGCGCTTGGCGTGTCAAT GTATGGTCAAATGACAGCAGGCAGCTACTGCTACATCGGACCTCAAGGGATCGTTCATGGCACTTTG CTGACTGTACTGAATGCCGGCCGGAGGTACCTGGGCTCCAGTGACTTGAGTGGCCGTGTCTTCGTGACCTCTGGTCTCGGGGGGATGAGTGGAGCTCAGGCTAAAGCTGCTGTCATTGCCGGTTGTGTTGGCGTGATTGCAGAG GTGGATGAGGCGCCGCTCAGAAAGAGACATGAGCAGGGCTGGCTGATGGAGGTCACCAGCAGCATGGAGCACTGCATTAAACGCATCAG agAGGCCAAGAGCTCCAAGACCCCCCTCAGTCTGGGTTATCATGGCAACATCGTAGACTTGTG GGAGAGGCTGCTACTGGAATATGAGAAGACAGGGGACCTCCTGGTGGATTTGGGTTCAGACCAGACCTCCCTTCACAACCCATATAACGGAGGTTACTATCCAGTCCAACTTAGCTTCCGACAGGCAAATCAGCTCATGTCCACTGATCCTAATCGTTTCCAAACTATGGTCCAAGAAAG CCTTCGAAGACAAGTTAAGGCCATCAACAAGCTGTCTGATGCTGGTATGTTCTTCTGGGACTATGGTAATGCGTTTCTCCTGGAGGCCCAGAGAGCTG gAGCAGAGGTACAAAAGGTTGGTGGAGGAGCAACTGAATTCCTCTACCCTTCTTATGTCCAGCACATTATGGG GGACATTTTCTCTTTGGGCTTCGGCCCGTTTCGCTGGGTGTGCACATCTGGTGACCCTCAAGATCTTGCTGTAACGGACAACATTGCTGCTACTGTCCTGAAGGAAATTAGTGCCAATGTGACTGATCGCATCAGACAGCAGTACAATGACAACATTCGCTGGATCAGAGAGGCGGGGAAACACAAAATG GTTGTAGGATCCCAAGCCAGAATCCTCTACTCCGACCAAAAAGGAAGAGTTTGCATCGCTTTGGCTATCAACCAAGCTATTGCTGATGGGAGAGTTTCA GCTCCTGTGGTTCTTAGCAGAGACCATCATGATGTCAGCGGCACAGACAGCCCCTTCAGAGAAACCTCTAATGTTTATGATGGATCTGCCTTCTGTGCAG ATATGGCGGTCCAGAACTTTGTCGGTGATGCATTCAGAGGCGCCACATGGGTGGCCCTGCACAACGGTGGTGGCGTTGGCTG GGGCGAGGTAATGAATGGAGGGTTTGGTTTGCTATTGGACGGCTCAGATGAGGCAGCGAAGCGAGCTCGTCTGATGCTCAACTGGGACGTCTCCAATGGG gtggCTCGTCGCTGCTGGTCTGGAAACTCCAACGCCTACGAGACCATCCAGCGCACAATGGAAGAGAACAGACAGCTGCAAGTCACCATGCCCTTTCCTGTTAAAGATGAGCGTGTGCTGGACCGCGCCCTCCAGGGCTAA
- the LOC124056440 gene encoding MAP kinase-activated protein kinase 2-like: MNHNQEDQSVTVLTAQHGTAHHSDSNRLESSLGSGLTGLQPPAYSKLEFRRNAVTDDYKITAEVLGLGINGKVLECYCKKTGQKCALKILYDTPKARREVELHWRVSGGPHIVRILSLYENMHQGKKCLLIIMECMEGGELFSRIQVRGDQAFTEREASEIMHDIGTAIEYLHHVDIAHRDLKPENLLYTTKESNATLKLTDFGFAKEVALHNSLQTPCYTPYYVAPEVLGPEKYDKSCDMWSLGVIMYILLCGFPPFYSNTGQAISPGMKQRIRLGQYEFPNPEWADVSEEAKQLIIQLLKTDPSERMTIGQFINHPWISQSMVVPPTPLHTTRVLTEDKELWDDVKEEMTSALATMRVDYDQVKIKDLDMSNNPLLNKRRKRPVPGGASTEGDGDGGVVCNNHREVTFSEEHEKMII, encoded by the exons atgaatcataaCCAGGAGGACCAGTCGGTAACTGTTCTTACTGCGCAGCACGGGACAGCGCACCACAGTGACTCCAACAGACTGGAGAGCAGCTTGGGCAGCGGCCTCACTGGCCTCCAGCCACCTGCTTACTCGAAACTGGAGTTCAGGAGAAACGCAGTGACAGATGACTATAAAATCACAGCTGAGGTTCTCGGCCTGGGAATCAACGGCAAAGTGCTGGAATGTTATTGCAAGAAAACAGGGCAGAAATGTGCCCTCAAG ATCCTGTATGACACTCCTAAAGCCAGACGGGAGGTTGAGCTGCACTGGCGAGTTTCCGGAGGTCCCCATATCGTCCGCATACTCAGCCTGTATGAGAACATGCACCAGGGGAAAAAGTGTCTCCTCATCATTATGGAATG TATGGAGGGAGGCGAACTGTTCAGTCGCATTCAGGTCAGAGGCGACCAGGCCTTCACAGAGAGAG AGGCATCAGAGATCATGCATGACATCGGCACAGCCATAGAGTATCTCCACCATGTGGACATTGCTCACAGGGATTTAAAG CCTGAAAACCTGCTGTATACCACCAAGGAGAGTAACGCTACCCTGAAACTGACTGACTTTGGGTTTGCTAAGGAGGTGGCGCTGCACAACTCCCTTCAAACTCCCTGTTACACTCCATACTACGTTG CCCCAGAAGTACTTGGGCCAGAGAAATATGATAAGTCATGTGACATGTGGTCTCTTGGAGTAATCATGTACATTCT TCTGTGTGGCTTTCCTCCATTCTACTCAAACACAGGTCAGGCCATCTCTCCAGGCATGAAGCAGAGGATCAGGTTGGGCCAATACGAGTTCCCCAATCCTGAGTGGGCTGACGTTTCTGAGGAAG CCAAACAGCTCATCATTCAGTTATTGAAAACAGACCCCAGTGAGAGGATGACCATTGGACAGTTCATAAACCATCCCTGGATTAGT CAGTCAATGGTGGTCCCTCCAACACCCCTCCACACCACTCGTGTTTTGACAGAGGACAAGGAGCTGTGGGATGATGTAAAG gaggaaatgaCCAGTGCCTTGGCCACCATGCGAGTTGACTACGACCAGGTAAAGATCAAAGACCTGGACATGTCCAACAACCCTCTGCTCAACAAGAGACGGAAGAGGCCCGTGCCTGGAGGAGCCAGCACAGAAGgagatggtgatggaggagtGGTGTGTAATAACCACAGAGAAGTTACATTTTCTGAAGAGCATGAGAAAATGATTATTTGA
- the si:dkey-197j19.6 gene encoding neural Wiskott-Aldrich syndrome protein: MASSLTPGCLVMSDLLTIREKGVLFTLLEPQYKLIKTTVAQVLVAKETQGESPGWSVLGCGAVCLIEDESLHSYFLCLYCVKRATLLWKQELYIPFKYTATRMFFHTFPADGHQVGINFANETEAEEFHLAVEAVQRDQEKMIRKIEMTNGTEDGSISDPYGSGSKEFEHLDEEQHFPMDTTSEKIIPATSSDLSWLQTRLTGENPKDKDIAEAVDCIINQSIGLKDFSTVSQTLPRATGASISLALRKGPLPPVPPIKGNTTSQQTPQHSGTLYQSPIPPWIPPPPSTPAPVVPERIRKSASFKHMCCSTSEERGDLILTALRQVLRKRQLGADGSQMGSDTDVQ, translated from the exons ATGGCGTCAAGTCTGACTCCTGGATGTCTTGTGATGAGCGACCTCCTGACTATCAGAGAGAAAGGTGTCCTCTTCACTCTGCTTGAACCTCAGTATAAG CTGATCAAAACTACAGTAGCACAGGTGCTCGTCGCCAAAGAGACCCAGGGTGAGAGTCCAGGCTGGAGTGTTTTGGGGTGTGGTGCAGTGTGCCTCATTGAGGATGAGTCTCTTCATTCCTACTTCCTGTGTCTCTATTGTGTCAAG CGTGCAACATTATTGTGGAAGCAGGAGCTGTATATCCCATTCAAGTACACAGCAACTCGCATGTTCTTCCACACTTTCCCCGCAGAT GGCCACCAGGTTGGCATCAACTTTGCAAATGAGACCGAGGCTGAGGAATTTCATCTTGCGGTGGAGGCTGTTCAAAGAGACCAGG AAAAAATGATCAGGAAGATTGAAATGACAAATGGCACAGAGGACGGCTCAATAAGTGACCCATATGGTTCAgg AAGTAAGGAGTTTGAGCATTTGGACGAGGAGCAACATTTCCCCATGGACACAACGTCCGAAAAGATTATACCAGCCACCAGTTCA GATCTGAGTTGGCTGCAAACAAGACTTACTGGGGAAAACCCGAAAGACAAAGACATTGCCGAAGCTGTCGACTGCATCATCAACCAATCCATAGGATTAAAAGATTTCA GCACAGTGTCTCAAACACTGCCTCGAGCTACAGGGGCATCGATCTCTCTTGCTCTGAGGAAAGGGCCTTTGCCGCCAGTTCCCCCCATCAAGGGCAACACCACCTCCCAGCAAACACCACAGCATTCAGGAACACTATACCAGAGTCCGATTCCCCCTTggattcctcctcctccatcgACTCCTGCTCCAGTTGTCCCAGAGAGGATCAGAAAGAGTGCAAGTTTCAAACAT ATGTGCTGCTCAACATCTGAAGAAAGAGGTGACCTGATCCTGACAGCACTGAGACAAGTACTCAGGAAAAGGCAGCTGGGTGCAGATGGGAGTCAAATGGGGTCTGACACAGATGTGCAGTGA